The proteins below are encoded in one region of Acidiferrobacterales bacterium:
- a CDS encoding DUF1043 family protein gives MEFTPNIILALVIGVFGGGIVGYMIARTQSKNNGAKQQLEKLQTEMNEYRSNVRSHFIDTVSLLSQIDQRQKQLHQAVAEGVVELCASDDSDGDYLLEQSVHSLRQLDQDPSDDEKHSD, from the coding sequence GTGGAATTTACCCCCAACATCATACTGGCGCTGGTCATCGGAGTTTTCGGTGGTGGCATCGTCGGATATATGATTGCCCGCACTCAGAGCAAGAACAACGGTGCCAAACAGCAGCTTGAAAAATTGCAGACCGAAATGAATGAATACCGGTCAAACGTACGATCCCACTTTATCGACACCGTGTCTTTACTCAGCCAGATTGACCAACGTCAGAAGCAGTTGCATCAGGCAGTGGCTGAGGGTGTAGTTGAACTGTGTGCGTCTGACGACAGCGACGGTGATTATCTTCTGGAGCAAAGTGTCCATTCACTAAGGCAGTTGGACCAAGACCCGAGCGACGACGAAAAGCACAGCGATTGA
- a CDS encoding SCO family protein, with protein MNSVRCRRILLMAVLSLTCTTALVHSASRGPGWGELPYEPPAAGTYQLPVIMPATDGTVVKGDRSMASLHDLMSDRFVFLSFIFTRCTDVNGCPLANAVLYKVQSRINQRPELAEEVALLTVSFDPEFDKPEIISGVAKSFHRGGVDWEFLTTDSQTDLQPILDGYGQFAVKPHDEHGVHMDEYVHMLRVYLIDKKRDVRNIYSVSFLHPDILMNDLDTLLLESKSE; from the coding sequence ATGAACTCTGTACGTTGCAGACGGATCTTGTTGATGGCGGTACTGAGTTTGACGTGTACGACTGCTCTGGTTCATTCCGCGTCCAGGGGGCCCGGTTGGGGTGAACTGCCCTACGAACCGCCTGCTGCCGGAACTTACCAGTTGCCGGTGATCATGCCCGCCACCGATGGTACGGTGGTCAAGGGTGATCGATCCATGGCGAGTCTGCATGATCTCATGTCCGATCGGTTTGTTTTTCTCAGTTTCATTTTCACCCGCTGTACGGATGTCAATGGATGTCCGCTGGCGAACGCAGTGCTTTACAAGGTCCAGTCCAGGATCAATCAACGTCCGGAACTGGCTGAAGAGGTTGCCTTGCTGACGGTTTCATTCGATCCTGAATTTGACAAGCCGGAAATCATTTCCGGCGTGGCAAAGTCGTTCCATCGAGGCGGTGTCGACTGGGAATTTCTGACAACAGACAGTCAAACTGACTTGCAGCCGATACTGGACGGCTATGGTCAGTTCGCAGTCAAGCCTCATGATGAGCATGGTGTGCACATGGACGAGTATGTGCATATGCTCCGGGTCTACCTGATCGACAAAAAGCGGGATGTTCGCAATATCTACAGTGTCTCGTTTCTGCACCCCGACATTCTGATGAACGACTTGGATACGCTGTTGCTGGAATCCAAATCGGAATAA
- a CDS encoding FkbM family methyltransferase gives MDIGANIGNHAVFFAKHFERVVAFEPNPMVAGLLRANSVGQPIEVVELGLSDASGKLNFQINSHNIGGSYITDRHGSTTISVDKLDSLVKPLELNDVSFVKIDVEDHECEMIDGASDFLSAVLPIIAMEGHYESQIEKGKRVTAKLRELGYRYFYAISEETDDPRRKHKAFFDFIRGGGTDQRLSSAKKSASAKA, from the coding sequence TTGGATATTGGTGCGAATATCGGCAACCACGCGGTCTTCTTTGCGAAGCATTTCGAGAGGGTAGTGGCGTTTGAACCTAATCCAATGGTGGCGGGATTGTTACGGGCAAATTCTGTAGGACAACCAATTGAGGTTGTGGAATTAGGTTTGTCTGATGCTTCAGGTAAATTGAATTTTCAGATTAATTCTCACAACATTGGTGGATCTTATATTACCGACCGACATGGCAGTACAACAATTTCAGTGGACAAGCTTGATTCGTTGGTGAAGCCGCTTGAGTTGAATGATGTTTCTTTTGTCAAGATTGATGTCGAAGATCATGAATGCGAGATGATTGACGGAGCATCCGATTTTCTGTCTGCAGTACTGCCGATTATTGCAATGGAAGGGCATTACGAATCGCAAATAGAGAAGGGAAAGCGGGTAACCGCAAAACTGCGGGAATTGGGGTACCGTTATTTTTATGCGATATCGGAGGAAACTGACGATCCGCGCCGGAAACACAAGGCTTTTTTTGATTTTATTCGGGGGGGGGGGACAGATCAAAGATTATCATCTGCAAAGAAAAGTGCGTCCGCTAAGGCTTGA
- a CDS encoding DUF1820 family protein, whose amino-acid sequence MTDFPVDCLKGKPPPIMPAAKKKMYRVLFHNQSKVYELYARRVVQSDIFAFLEVGDIVFGEQSKLVVNPGEEQLKTQFSGVNRTYIPVHSVIRIDEVEKEGSAKIHASGEKGVVTPFPLPYTPPEGVSSE is encoded by the coding sequence TTGACCGATTTTCCAGTTGATTGCCTGAAAGGTAAACCACCGCCCATCATGCCTGCAGCAAAGAAGAAGATGTATCGCGTTCTGTTCCATAACCAGTCGAAGGTGTATGAACTTTACGCCCGGCGTGTCGTGCAAAGCGATATATTCGCGTTTCTTGAGGTCGGGGATATCGTTTTTGGCGAACAGTCGAAGTTGGTCGTCAACCCCGGCGAAGAACAGCTGAAAACCCAATTCAGCGGCGTCAACCGAACCTACATTCCCGTCCATTCGGTCATCCGCATCGATGAGGTTGAAAAGGAAGGTTCGGCGAAAATCCACGCCAGCGGAGAAAAGGGCGTCGTTACGCCGTTCCCCCTGCCCTACACACCGCCTGAAGGCGTATCCAGCGAATAA